CGATATCGCCGAGCGCGAGCGAGCCGAGTAGCGCATCCATGATCGCATGAACGAGCACATCGCCGTCAGAGTGCGCAATCGTGCCCAACCGAGATTCGAAAGTGACGCCGCCTAAGACGAGTGTCTCGCCTTCGGCTAACCGGTGAACGTCATATCCGAAGCCGATCATCCTTCCTTCGTTTCGCTGGCAATCTCGTTTTGGGATTCGTCGAATTCCCGCTTGCAGTTTGGGCACTTAAGGAATTCCCCGCGATCTCGCGTCCATTTCGTCGCAAGCCAATTATTGTTGCAGACTGGGCATGGCTTGTTGACCGGCTTATCATTCGAGATGAAGTCGCACTCGGGATATCGAGTGCATCCCCAGAACTTGCGCTTGGCCTTGCCGCCACGCCGCTCGGCGATATCGCCGACGAGGCACTTCGGGCACTTGATGCCGGTGGGCATTTGCCGCGTAAACTTGCACTTGGGATATCGGCTGCAACCAATGAATTTTCCGAATCGGCTCGAGCGAATCAGCAGTTCGCCAATCCCTTCGCCATCGTTACGCTGGATGCACTCCGGGCATGCTTCGCCAGTTTTTTCTGGCGCCGGTTTGCCTTCGTTCTTGAGTGATGTCTTTTTCCCGCAATTTTTGCAATCGAGATACATCCCGAACCAGCCCGACTTTACCTCGGTCTCCTTCGAGCCGCATGCCGGGCATGGTCGAACCGGCATCTCCTCCGACAACCGCTCATCTACCTGATCGAGCACATGCTTGAACGGAACGTAGAAGTCCGTCATGACCGACTCGTAGGTACGTTCGCGGTCGGCGATCGTATCGAGTTCAAGCTCCATCCGCGAAGTAAATTCGACGTTGAAGATCTCTGGGAAAGACTTGACCAAAATGCGATTCACATCGCGGCCAAGCTTTGTGGGAAATAATCGCCGTTCTTCCTGCTCGACATAATTTCGTTCCTGGATCGTCCCAACAATGGAGGCGTAGGTCGATGGGCGTCCAATTCCGAGGGATTCTAATTCTTTGACAAGTGTGCTCTCACTAAAACGCGGTGGTGCTTTTGTCTGGCTCTCAGCCAGGTCAATTTCTTCGATGTTGGCGGTCTGTCCTTGCTGAATACCATTGGGCAGCCGTTTGGAATCCTCGGCATCTCCAGACTTCGCAGGGGCGTCATCTACATCCTCCAACACCTGCATGTAGCCGTTGAAGGTAATGACCGACCCAGTCGCACGGAAACGATACTGGCTTCCTGCTTTCTCGATCGATTCGATCTCGACCTGCGTCTGGTCCATCAAGGCCGGAGCCATCTGGCTTGCGACAAAACGCCTCCAGATCAATTCATAGAGTGCATAGAGGTTCTTATCCTGCGCCTCGAGAAACGGGCGGACACGCTTCGGATCGTAGAAGGTTGAAGTCGGACGGATCGCTTCATGCGCTTCCTGAGCGCCCTTCGCCTTCTTTACATTGCGCTCTGGTCCCTGATATTGCGCTCCGTAATTCTTCTCGATATAGGAGAGTGCTTCCGTGCGTGCCTCGTCCGCGATCCGCGTCGAGTCAGTTCGCATATAGGTGATAAGACCGGTCAAACCTTCTTCGCCGAGCTCGACACCTTCATACAGCTTCTGCGCAAGCCCCATGGTCTTGCGCGGATTGAATCGCAGTTTCGAGCTTGCTGCTGCTTGCAGCGAACTTGTAATAAATGGGGGTGGGGAGTTCTTCCGAACCTCCCGTTTCGTAAGCGATGCGATACGGTACGTTTTGGACCGCGCATCGGCAGCATAGCCGCGCGCAATCGTGCCGTCGCTAATGAAGCTCTTGGCCTCTCCCTCGGCAAGGTCCTGTGCGCTGCCTTCGGGGTTGCGAAAATCGATACCATCGACCGAAACAAGTTTTGCGTGAATTGGAAATTCTGTCGATTCGGTCGAGAAGTCGGCCCAGAGATTCCAATACGCGATGGGTTCGAAACGCTCGATCGCGTCCTCGCGCTCGCAGATCAAACGGAGCGCAACCGATTGCACTCGTCCTGCGGAGAGCGCTTCGGCGCCACGTCCAACGAATGCCTTCCAGAGAATTGGCGATACCTGATAGCCAATGATCCGGTCCATAACTCGACGGGCCTGTTGGGCCTCGAAGAGCGCGTGGTCAACTTCGCGCGGATGCTTCATCGCCTCGGCGATTCCGGTCTTGGTGATCTCCGTGAAGAGCACGCGCTTGATGTTGCTGTTCTTCGAAGCGACTTCGACTGCCAGATGATAGGCGATGGCCTCGCCCTCACGGTCCGGGTCCGTTGCGATGAAGACTTCTTTCGACTTGGCGGCGAGCGCCTTCAGCCGGTCGATGATTTCCTTTTTGCCCTTGACGGTTGTGTAATGGGGCAAGAAACTGCCATCGAGATCTACGCCGATCTTCGATTTTGGCAAATCCTTGACGTGACCGACCGATGCCTCAACAACGTAGTTGCTGCCGAGGTACTTATTGATCGTCTTCGCTTTCGCGGGCGATTCTACTATGACGAGCGACTTAGCCAATGATATTTCTTTCTGATCGTGGTCGATCGGACGTGCCTTATGAGCGAACGGCGGCAAACATACGACTGAAAGCAGTAGGTTCGCCACGATTTTGGGTAGATGCCCTTTCCCGTCTCCAGAAACGCAGATAATTTTGACCTCGAGAGGCTCACAGCGTAGCTACTGCGGCGCGCCGAATTAGGGCCCGCGGTTTTATTTAAAATAGAAACCGCAGCGTGCCGAGAAAAGAAGACAGCGCTGCGGAGCTCTTGTTTTGTTTGCCCTAATAGAATCCGATAGCCGAAGCCACCGGATTCCTCCCTACCGACGAAATTTCCTGAGGAACAGTTTCCACATTTATGGGAAAATTTCGAAAAATTCTAAAAAGAACAGGTCCGCAACGGGCTGCCGAAAACGTATGGCCCAGGTAAAATACAAGATTTACCCGTACAGGCTCATGCGCATCCGGCAAACCATCACGGACCTAAGGAGGCTTCGGTATGTGCTATTACCACAAGGTCATCTACGACAGGCAGACGATCCTTGCACCAAAATCGACACGGCACATCGGCGAATAGTTTCAACGGCCGCCCAAGAGATTCAACACTTGGATTCCTTATGTCCGTACCACCATCAAATTGCCCGATTCATAACGCTTCATCGAATACCGGAAGAAGATAGCCGCAACGCTTAGGCTGAGCGCCCCTGCAAGCAATAATGCGCCGAGGGCCGGCCACTCGAATCGC
The window above is part of the Bacteroidota bacterium genome. Proteins encoded here:
- the topA gene encoding type I DNA topoisomerase, whose product is MAKSLVIVESPAKAKTINKYLGSNYVVEASVGHVKDLPKSKIGVDLDGSFLPHYTTVKGKKEIIDRLKALAAKSKEVFIATDPDREGEAIAYHLAVEVASKNSNIKRVLFTEITKTGIAEAMKHPREVDHALFEAQQARRVMDRIIGYQVSPILWKAFVGRGAEALSAGRVQSVALRLICEREDAIERFEPIAYWNLWADFSTESTEFPIHAKLVSVDGIDFRNPEGSAQDLAEGEAKSFISDGTIARGYAADARSKTYRIASLTKREVRKNSPPPFITSSLQAAASSKLRFNPRKTMGLAQKLYEGVELGEEGLTGLITYMRTDSTRIADEARTEALSYIEKNYGAQYQGPERNVKKAKGAQEAHEAIRPTSTFYDPKRVRPFLEAQDKNLYALYELIWRRFVASQMAPALMDQTQVEIESIEKAGSQYRFRATGSVITFNGYMQVLEDVDDAPAKSGDAEDSKRLPNGIQQGQTANIEEIDLAESQTKAPPRFSESTLVKELESLGIGRPSTYASIVGTIQERNYVEQEERRLFPTKLGRDVNRILVKSFPEIFNVEFTSRMELELDTIADRERTYESVMTDFYVPFKHVLDQVDERLSEEMPVRPCPACGSKETEVKSGWFGMYLDCKNCGKKTSLKNEGKPAPEKTGEACPECIQRNDGEGIGELLIRSSRFGKFIGCSRYPKCKFTRQMPTGIKCPKCLVGDIAERRGGKAKRKFWGCTRYPECDFISNDKPVNKPCPVCNNNWLATKWTRDRGEFLKCPNCKREFDESQNEIASETKEG